In Deltaproteobacteria bacterium, the sequence GCGCAGATCTTCCGCCCCGGAGTGGCCACGTACGATTTCTGGCTCAAGGCGGGCATCGTGCTCCTGGGCGCGCGCTTCCTCCTCGGGGACGTGCTGAAGCTCGGCCGCGTCTCGCTGGCGCTGGTGGCCATCGAGCTGGCCGTCGCGATCGGGGTCATGACGCTGCTCGGCCGTTGGTTCCGCCTCAAGCCGAAGCTCACCAGCCTGCTCGCGATCGGTTCGTCGATCTGCGGCGTGTCGGCGATCATCGCCGCCAAGGGCGCCATCGAGGCCGACGACGACGACGCGACGTTTGCCATCGCGGCCATCCTGGCCCTCGGCGCATTCGGCCTCTTCGCGTACCCGGCCATCGGCCATCTGCTGCACATGAGCGACCATGCCTTCGGCGTCTGGGCCGGTCTGGCCGTGGACAACACGGCGGAGGCCGCGGCGGCAGGCGCCATCTACTCCGATGTCGCGGGCAAGGTGGCCGTTCTCACCAAGTCGACGCGCAACGCGATGATCGGCTTCGTCGTGCTCGCGTACGCAATCTACTGGGCCTCCCGCGGTCAGGCGAAGACGGTGCAGGGCAAGGCTGCGTTCCTCTGGCAGAAGTTTCCCAAGTTCGTCCTGGGATTCCTCTTCGTCTCGCTGCTGGCGACGCTCCAGGTCTTCGACAAGGTACAGATCGCCTCGCTCGCGAACCTGTCGCGCTGGGCGTTCCTGCTCACGTTCGCCGGCGTGGGACTGAAGACGGACTTCCGCGAGATCAAGCGGCAGGGCGTCCGGCCCTTCGTCGTCGGGGCGCTGGCGGAGCTGACGATCACCGCGATTACGCTCGTGCTAGTGCTGGCGGCCGCGGCGATCTTCAGCCTGTGAGGCTCAGGCGAGCTGGAACGCCAGCTCGCCGAGCTTCTCCACCCTGCAGGC encodes:
- a CDS encoding putative sulfate exporter family transporter, whose translation is MSEAIALQRPAVALPWRLLRLLPGVALLFAIGYLGKVTEALLRDYGKAHHLALPNIEYVLWAIVFGLIIANTVGVAQIFRPGVATYDFWLKAGIVLLGARFLLGDVLKLGRVSLALVAIELAVAIGVMTLLGRWFRLKPKLTSLLAIGSSICGVSAIIAAKGAIEADDDDATFAIAAILALGAFGLFAYPAIGHLLHMSDHAFGVWAGLAVDNTAEAAAAGAIYSDVAGKVAVLTKSTRNAMIGFVVLAYAIYWASRGQAKTVQGKAAFLWQKFPKFVLGFLFVSLLATLQVFDKVQIASLANLSRWAFLLTFAGVGLKTDFREIKRQGVRPFVVGALAELTITAITLVLVLAAAAIFSL